The following proteins are co-located in the Flectobacillus major DSM 103 genome:
- a CDS encoding ArnT family glycosyltransferase has product MQTRHLHYLLITALGAVFFIPFIGSSHLFDWDEINFAESAREMILTGNYATVQINYQPFWEKPPLFFWMQVLSMKLFGVFEAGSSFSPEFGARFPNAIIGIITLLVFYHIGKKLYNPKFGILWVLGYVGSFTPHLYFKSGIIDPTFNLFIFLGIWFLSQSLSITGTFLTPHKKRYAMLSGLFVGLAILTKGPVGGLIWGLTFVTYWGVNRFSKQILLDALKPVFIAIGIAFLVACIWFGLSIYQNGWGLFLEFIQYQIRLLTTGDAGHEQPFYYHFLVVLVGCFPISVLAIRAMMPTRDVYQANIEAELFKKWMLYLFWVVMILFTIVKTKIVHYSSMAWFPVSFLAAYHVYQILEGQWKWSKWVSFGLIFIGCTMAIALTAVPLVGQYATQIIPYIKDDFAVANLQAKVTWNGWEQYIGLSYLVGVVVLVWQHKIKELYLLTAICLFLYSAIVVRKIEGYSQRAAISFYESLKGQDVYVEPIGFKSYAQLFYFQKQPNQPLRTEAYLLNEPHLDKPAYFVMKITADSATKANPNLQLIKEENGFLFYKRK; this is encoded by the coding sequence ATGCAGACAAGACACTTACATTACCTTTTAATAACTGCTCTTGGGGCAGTTTTTTTTATCCCTTTCATTGGTTCATCTCATTTGTTTGATTGGGATGAAATCAACTTTGCCGAATCGGCTAGAGAAATGATACTGACAGGCAACTATGCTACTGTTCAAATCAACTACCAACCATTTTGGGAAAAACCGCCTTTATTTTTCTGGATGCAAGTGCTATCTATGAAGCTTTTTGGGGTATTTGAGGCAGGATCAAGTTTCTCTCCCGAATTTGGGGCTCGCTTTCCCAATGCTATCATTGGTATTATTACCTTGTTGGTATTTTATCATATTGGCAAAAAACTGTATAATCCAAAATTTGGTATACTTTGGGTTTTGGGCTATGTAGGTTCATTTACGCCGCACCTTTATTTCAAATCGGGTATTATTGACCCCACCTTCAATCTATTTATCTTTTTGGGTATTTGGTTTTTATCACAAAGCTTGTCAATTACGGGTACATTTCTAACGCCGCACAAAAAACGCTACGCTATGCTATCGGGTTTGTTTGTGGGCTTGGCTATTCTTACCAAAGGGCCTGTTGGCGGGCTTATTTGGGGGCTTACCTTTGTTACTTATTGGGGGGTAAATCGTTTTAGCAAACAAATATTATTAGATGCCCTAAAACCTGTATTTATTGCTATCGGAATAGCTTTTCTGGTAGCCTGTATATGGTTTGGGCTTTCTATTTATCAAAATGGATGGGGTTTATTCCTAGAGTTTATTCAATATCAGATTCGATTACTAACGACGGGCGATGCTGGCCACGAACAACCCTTTTATTATCATTTCTTGGTGGTTTTGGTGGGTTGTTTTCCTATTTCGGTTTTGGCTATTCGAGCTATGATGCCTACCCGAGATGTATACCAAGCCAATATCGAAGCTGAGCTATTTAAGAAATGGATGCTATACCTATTTTGGGTAGTGATGATATTATTTACTATTGTCAAAACCAAAATTGTACATTATTCATCTATGGCATGGTTTCCTGTTTCATTTTTGGCAGCTTATCATGTGTACCAGATTTTAGAAGGGCAATGGAAGTGGTCGAAGTGGGTGAGTTTTGGATTAATTTTTATAGGGTGTACAATGGCAATAGCCCTAACGGCTGTACCACTTGTAGGACAATATGCCACTCAGATTATTCCTTATATCAAGGATGATTTTGCCGTAGCAAATCTTCAAGCAAAAGTTACTTGGAATGGCTGGGAACAATACATTGGCTTGAGTTATTTGGTAGGAGTCGTAGTGTTGGTTTGGCAACATAAAATAAAGGAACTCTATCTCCTCACGGCTATTTGTTTGTTTTTGTATTCTGCCATTGTTGTTCGTAAAATAGAGGGGTATTCTCAGCGTGCTGCAATTAGTTTTTATGAGTCGTTGAAAGGACAAGATGTATATGTTGAGCCAATAGGCTTTAAATCGTATGCACAGCTTTTTTATTTTCAAAAGCAACCCAACCAACCTTTAAGAACTGAAGCGTATTTGCTGAACGAACCACATTTAGATAAACCTGCATATTTTGTGATGAAGATAACCGCAGACAGTGCTACCAAAGCAAACCCTAATTTACAGTTGATAAAAGAAGAAAACGGTTTTCTGTTTTATAAAAGAAAATAG
- a CDS encoding homoserine O-acetyltransferase family protein, whose translation MNSNTFKYPFPFTLEAGGVLPEVELAYQALGKINSDCSNVVWICHAFTGSQDVADWWQGLVGRGKLFDPDSCFIVCVNVLGSHYGSTGPLSINPTTGEPYFHDFPTITIRDIVNSFDLLREHLGIHKIKTCVGGSLGGQQAVEWAISQPELIENLILIATNAQHSPWGIAFNESQRMAIEVDPTWPERSVTAGLNGMKAARATALISYRNYETYEVTQARRDEGLDKPYRAVTYQRYQGEKLSQRFNAFSYYVLSQVMDSQDVGRGRGGVINALSQIKAKTLVMGIKSDALFPINEQAFLAKHIPGATFQALDSLYGHDGFLIENELITKAIKVWQKFVKLDVNPMYAFFKNLETKQTVSTIN comes from the coding sequence TTGAACTCGAATACTTTCAAATACCCATTTCCTTTTACCTTAGAGGCAGGAGGTGTACTACCAGAGGTAGAATTAGCCTACCAAGCTTTGGGTAAAATTAATAGCGATTGTTCTAATGTCGTTTGGATTTGTCATGCTTTTACTGGAAGCCAAGATGTGGCCGACTGGTGGCAGGGGCTGGTTGGTCGTGGTAAGCTTTTCGACCCAGATAGTTGCTTTATTGTTTGTGTCAATGTTTTAGGCTCGCATTATGGCAGTACAGGGCCATTGTCTATTAATCCTACAACAGGCGAACCTTACTTCCATGATTTTCCTACAATTACCATCAGAGATATTGTCAATTCTTTTGATTTGTTGAGAGAACATCTGGGTATTCACAAAATAAAAACTTGTGTAGGTGGCTCGTTGGGTGGGCAACAGGCGGTAGAATGGGCCATTTCTCAGCCTGAATTAATCGAAAACCTTATTTTGATAGCCACCAATGCTCAACATTCACCCTGGGGAATAGCTTTTAACGAGTCGCAAAGAATGGCCATTGAAGTTGACCCAACTTGGCCCGAAAGAAGTGTTACCGCTGGCCTAAATGGAATGAAGGCAGCACGAGCCACTGCTTTGATTTCGTATCGCAACTATGAAACATACGAAGTAACGCAAGCTCGTCGAGACGAAGGTTTAGACAAACCTTATCGTGCTGTAACTTACCAAAGGTATCAGGGCGAAAAGCTATCGCAGCGTTTCAATGCTTTTTCGTATTATGTACTTTCGCAGGTGATGGACTCGCAGGATGTTGGTCGTGGACGTGGTGGTGTAATAAATGCTTTGTCACAAATCAAAGCCAAAACGTTGGTAATGGGTATTAAGTCCGATGCCCTATTTCCTATCAATGAACAGGCTTTTTTGGCCAAACATATTCCAGGAGCAACCTTCCAAGCCCTAGACTCGCTTTATGGCCATGATGGTTTCTTGATCGAGAATGAGCTTATTACAAAAGCTATTAAGGTTTGGCAAAAATTTGTCAAGCTAGATGTAAATCCTATGTATGCTTTTTTCAAAAATTTAGAAACTAAACAAACTGTTTCAACCATAAACTAA
- a CDS encoding TonB-dependent receptor plug domain-containing protein encodes MMFAKHKTLYLVLLCIVGLSAFRFSDENPILEKILTQLEKFRNTVPQEKVYLHFDKPYYMAGETVWFKAYLFDASNHRIDSVSRVLYVDLVNESTGKVILQRILKSEGVAHGDMALPDTLTEGMYQLRAYTNYMRNFSDELFFHKNIKIWQGTIQSTMSEAKALDLSNVASVQFFPEGGDLVQNLPSRVGFKAVNKLGKGVDIEGIVLDETQDTVAVFKSAHLGIGMFNFVPMPDKNYKAYVKKTDGKYWEQPFPQAKPSGFAMLVDNITYKDKIRVFVKNSHPKPAGQGKEMTIIVQQRGQLCLVGKGSESSGTFMATVPKNIIPDDGIVQITLFTPDGLPVCERLIFAKHDKEINLAITSNKEVYQSREKVTLTLTAKDANGKPLKGNFSVAVTDAGQVKEEPYQETLLSYLLLSSDIKDIVSNEYYSAIQGTIEEPSYYFDKNIMDADLHLDMLLMTQGWRRFTWKQMLDNAAPPLKYFIEQGLSIKGKALKPNGKVAEQVNLTVMLKKGKGFPVFLLTSTDSLGRFAIDDLDFTDTTEVLVQATKGNGGRNLSVTLDKADTQPKVKLVKLPYNPIEFDANEYATFLKHSKEALEIERKSILNKVQVLQEVTVTAKKEERDTRKIYGKANNTLKIDETMCGGVINVLQFLQGRVAGVQVTPSGMNSFKVVIRGVSSITGSSDPLFLLDGMPVDADVINSVSPCDVESIDVLKGAETAIFGVRGGNGAISVLTKRGDSFYDWSKEQAAGIVTQKRMGYYPSREFYAPQYDVQKPEHIRPDYRSTLHWAPHVQTDSTGVATISFWNTDAKSEIRIKAEGITLQGRIGVAQHKYLVK; translated from the coding sequence ATGATGTTTGCCAAACACAAAACTCTTTACCTTGTATTGCTGTGTATTGTAGGGCTTTCGGCCTTCAGATTCTCTGATGAAAACCCTATTCTTGAAAAGATACTTACCCAACTCGAAAAATTTCGGAATACTGTTCCCCAAGAAAAAGTCTATTTACATTTCGACAAACCCTATTACATGGCTGGCGAAACGGTTTGGTTCAAAGCCTATTTGTTTGATGCTTCCAATCATCGGATTGATTCGGTAAGTAGGGTACTGTATGTAGATTTGGTCAATGAAAGTACAGGCAAAGTAATTTTACAAAGAATCTTAAAAAGTGAAGGTGTTGCTCATGGCGATATGGCTTTGCCAGATACCCTTACCGAAGGAATGTATCAGCTAAGAGCTTACACCAATTATATGCGTAACTTTTCGGATGAGCTATTTTTTCATAAAAATATAAAAATTTGGCAAGGCACTATTCAAAGTACCATGTCAGAAGCCAAAGCGTTGGATTTATCGAATGTAGCATCGGTACAGTTTTTTCCTGAAGGAGGCGACTTGGTTCAGAACTTACCGTCCAGAGTAGGCTTTAAAGCTGTAAACAAATTGGGCAAAGGGGTAGACATTGAAGGTATTGTCTTGGATGAAACCCAAGATACTGTTGCTGTTTTTAAATCGGCTCACTTGGGTATCGGAATGTTTAATTTTGTACCCATGCCCGACAAAAACTACAAAGCCTATGTGAAAAAAACAGATGGAAAATATTGGGAACAACCTTTCCCTCAGGCCAAACCAAGCGGATTTGCAATGCTTGTTGATAATATAACTTATAAAGATAAGATTAGAGTATTTGTTAAAAACTCACATCCAAAACCTGCTGGCCAAGGTAAGGAAATGACCATAATTGTTCAGCAAAGAGGACAATTATGTTTGGTAGGAAAAGGCTCGGAGTCGAGCGGAACATTTATGGCTACAGTACCTAAAAATATTATTCCAGACGATGGTATCGTACAAATAACCTTATTTACACCCGATGGTCTTCCTGTTTGTGAAAGGTTGATTTTTGCGAAGCATGATAAAGAAATAAATCTTGCTATTACAAGCAACAAAGAAGTTTATCAGTCAAGAGAAAAAGTAACACTTACCTTAACAGCAAAAGACGCAAATGGAAAGCCATTAAAAGGCAACTTTTCGGTAGCTGTTACCGATGCAGGTCAAGTAAAAGAAGAACCCTATCAGGAAACATTATTATCGTATTTGTTATTAAGTTCGGATATAAAAGATATTGTTAGCAACGAATATTATTCAGCAATACAAGGTACTATAGAAGAGCCAAGTTACTATTTTGATAAAAATATAATGGATGCAGATTTACATTTAGACATGTTGCTAATGACACAAGGTTGGCGAAGATTTACATGGAAACAAATGCTAGATAATGCAGCTCCTCCATTAAAATATTTTATCGAACAAGGGTTGTCTATTAAAGGAAAAGCCCTAAAACCCAATGGAAAAGTGGCCGAGCAGGTCAACCTTACTGTAATGCTAAAAAAAGGAAAGGGTTTTCCTGTATTTTTGTTAACCTCAACAGACTCGCTTGGTCGATTTGCTATTGATGACTTAGATTTTACAGATACCACCGAGGTTTTGGTACAAGCCACCAAAGGTAACGGTGGGCGTAACTTGAGTGTAACACTCGATAAGGCAGACACGCAACCTAAGGTTAAATTGGTGAAATTACCTTATAATCCTATCGAATTTGATGCCAACGAATATGCCACATTTCTCAAACATTCAAAAGAAGCTTTAGAAATAGAACGGAAGTCTATTTTGAATAAAGTACAGGTACTTCAAGAAGTGACAGTAACCGCAAAAAAAGAAGAAAGAGATACTCGGAAAATCTATGGAAAAGCCAATAATACCCTTAAAATTGATGAAACAATGTGTGGTGGAGTCATCAATGTTTTACAGTTTTTGCAGGGAAGAGTAGCGGGTGTACAGGTTACTCCATCGGGCATGAATAGCTTTAAAGTTGTAATCCGGGGGGTAAGTTCTATTACGGGTAGTTCTGACCCACTTTTTTTACTAGATGGTATGCCCGTCGATGCCGATGTGATTAACAGTGTGTCGCCGTGCGATGTAGAAAGTATCGATGTACTAAAAGGAGCAGAAACGGCTATTTTTGGCGTACGAGGAGGCAATGGTGCTATCTCGGTTTTGACAAAAAGAGGAGATTCGTTTTATGACTGGAGCAAAGAACAAGCAGCAGGGATTGTTACCCAAAAACGCATGGGGTATTATCCAAGTCGAGAGTTTTATGCACCACAATATGACGTTCAAAAGCCCGAACACATTCGTCCAGACTATCGCTCAACCTTACATTGGGCTCCTCATGTACAAACCGACTCTACAGGAGTAGCAACAATTAGTTTTTGGAATACAGATGCAAAGAGCGAAATACGCATAAAAGCCGAAGGAATTACGCTTCAAGGCCGAATAGGAGTAGCTCAGCATAAATATTTGGTAAAGTAA
- the atpB gene encoding F0F1 ATP synthase subunit A yields the protein MRKLYFSNILAFLFLFATSVFAQSEHHSESPVTADSSVAPHAVEATAEHVVGGEAHEEGKVDLGHMIMHHIADDHKWEFAHGVAIYLPCIVYAEKAGLQVFSSSNLEDAHGNAVAYNGLVLEHGKIHAEDGSHVLDLSITKNVASLLISAVLMIVIFFSVAKAYKERNGKAPKGFQSLIEPIIIFIRDEVVKANIGEKHYRRFLPYLLTLFFFIWINNLLGLLPGGANVTGNIAVTMVLAVITFLITNLNGKSTYWGHIFAMPGVPKWLLIILTPVEIIGIFTKPISLMIRLFANITAGHIIMLSFIGLIFILKVWAVTPVVTVFAVFMNVIELLVAFLQAFIFTMLASSYIGSAVEEHHH from the coding sequence ATGAGAAAATTATATTTTTCAAATATTTTGGCATTTCTCTTTTTATTTGCCACATCAGTATTTGCACAATCCGAACATCATTCAGAATCACCTGTTACAGCTGATTCATCAGTAGCACCTCATGCCGTAGAAGCTACAGCTGAACACGTAGTAGGTGGAGAAGCACATGAAGAGGGCAAGGTTGACCTTGGTCACATGATTATGCACCACATTGCCGACGACCACAAATGGGAGTTTGCACATGGAGTAGCTATCTACCTTCCTTGTATTGTTTATGCTGAGAAGGCAGGTTTGCAAGTATTTTCTTCAAGTAATTTAGAAGATGCACACGGTAATGCTGTTGCTTACAATGGCCTTGTGCTAGAGCACGGCAAAATCCATGCTGAAGATGGTTCTCATGTTTTGGATTTGTCAATCACCAAAAACGTAGCATCGTTGTTGATCAGTGCTGTTTTGATGATTGTAATTTTCTTCTCAGTAGCAAAAGCTTACAAGGAAAGAAATGGCAAAGCACCAAAAGGTTTTCAATCGTTGATAGAGCCAATCATCATTTTTATTCGCGATGAAGTAGTAAAAGCTAATATTGGTGAAAAGCACTACCGAAGATTCCTCCCGTATTTGTTGACATTATTCTTCTTTATCTGGATTAATAACCTTCTTGGGTTGTTGCCAGGCGGAGCAAACGTAACGGGTAATATTGCTGTTACTATGGTTTTGGCTGTAATTACGTTTTTGATTACCAACCTAAACGGTAAAAGCACTTACTGGGGACATATTTTTGCCATGCCAGGTGTACCGAAATGGTTGTTGATTATCTTAACACCAGTAGAAATTATCGGGATTTTTACGAAACCAATCTCATTGATGATTCGCCTTTTTGCTAACATTACAGCGGGGCACATCATTATGTTGAGCTTTATTGGTTTGATTTTTATTTTGAAAGTTTGGGCGGTAACGCCAGTAGTAACTGTCTTTGCTGTATTCATGAACGTAATCGAATTGCTGGTAGCATTTTTACAAGCGTTTATTTTTACCATGTTGGCATCTAGCTACATTGGTTCGGCAGTAGAAGAACACCACCATTAA
- the atpE gene encoding ATP synthase F0 subunit C — translation MSLLSILTEVSVGTGLAGVGAGLVAIGAGLGIGNIGGRAMEGIARQPEASGKIQGAMLVVAAFVEAVALFAAVICFLVANK, via the coding sequence ATGTCACTTTTGTCAATCTTAACGGAAGTTTCAGTAGGTACAGGTTTAGCTGGCGTTGGTGCTGGTCTAGTAGCAATCGGTGCTGGTTTAGGTATCGGTAACATCGGTGGTCGTGCAATGGAAGGTATTGCTCGTCAACCAGAAGCTTCTGGAAAAATCCAAGGTGCGATGTTGGTTGTAGCGGCTTTCGTTGAAGCGGTTGCTCTTTTCGCAGCAGTTATTTGCTTCTTGGTAGCTAACAAATAG
- the atpF gene encoding F0F1 ATP synthase subunit B: MELLTPDLGLIVWQLVVFGVLFFVLAKFAWKPIIASLHEREESIESALELAAKTRQEMIELKAGNEKLLAEARSERDSILKEAREASEKMIADAKGEAQKAAATEIEKARVAFDQEKASAVASIRKEAASLSLEIAEKILRNQLADRSAQEKLVSDLLADAKLN; the protein is encoded by the coding sequence ATGGAATTACTTACTCCTGATTTAGGTCTTATCGTATGGCAGTTGGTAGTTTTCGGCGTTTTGTTTTTTGTTTTAGCAAAATTCGCTTGGAAACCAATTATTGCATCTTTGCACGAGCGTGAAGAGTCTATTGAAAGTGCTCTTGAATTAGCCGCAAAAACTCGTCAAGAAATGATTGAGTTGAAAGCTGGTAACGAAAAACTATTGGCCGAAGCCCGTTCTGAGCGTGACAGTATTTTGAAAGAAGCAAGAGAAGCTTCTGAAAAAATGATTGCTGATGCTAAAGGTGAAGCCCAAAAAGCAGCTGCTACTGAAATCGAAAAAGCTCGTGTAGCTTTCGACCAAGAAAAAGCAAGTGCTGTTGCTTCAATCAGAAAAGAGGCAGCTTCTCTTTCATTAGAAATTGCTGAAAAAATCTTGCGTAACCAATTGGCAGACCGTTCTGCTCAAGAAAAATTGGTTTCAGATTTATTAGCAGATGCGAAATTAAACTAA
- the atpH gene encoding ATP synthase F1 subunit delta: MSEQSVAFRYAKSLIGLATEKGVVDIVHEDMKFFDQVCDENRQLVLALKSPIVKHVQKLAILTAIFKDKVNPITFSIFEIITKKNREKLLPAIAEEFQRQYELYKNIQKVEVTTVSPLTDAQRAEFIRVVSEATGKTVKLVEKIKPELIGGYILRVNDRQVDTSVRTRLNDLKLAFLQ; encoded by the coding sequence ATGTCAGAACAAAGTGTAGCTTTCCGATATGCTAAATCATTGATTGGTTTGGCCACTGAAAAGGGTGTAGTTGATATTGTACATGAGGATATGAAGTTTTTCGACCAAGTGTGCGACGAAAACCGTCAACTTGTGTTGGCGTTGAAAAGCCCAATAGTAAAGCATGTACAGAAATTAGCCATCTTAACGGCTATTTTTAAAGATAAAGTAAACCCTATCACATTTTCAATTTTTGAAATTATCACAAAGAAAAACCGTGAAAAATTACTTCCTGCTATTGCCGAAGAGTTTCAGCGTCAATACGAGTTGTATAAAAATATTCAAAAAGTGGAAGTGACAACAGTAAGTCCATTAACTGATGCCCAAAGAGCAGAATTTATTCGTGTAGTAAGTGAAGCTACTGGCAAAACAGTAAAATTGGTTGAGAAAATCAAACCTGAATTAATTGGTGGTTATATTCTTCGTGTAAACGACCGTCAGGTAGATACTTCTGTAAGAACAAGATTAAATGACCTCAAATTGGCATTTTTGCAATAG